The genomic stretch GCCGGGGCCAGAGCAACAGCCGGCGTCTGAACACCGTGCACAATCATTTCCAGCTTCCCGGCCTGCCGGAAGCCTTCGAGGGCTTTCGCATTCTGCATCTGACCGACCTGCACGTAGACATGGACGAAGCCAACCTGCAGGCAGTCCTGCGCCAGATCGAACCGTTAGACTACGATCTGTGCGTGTTGACCGGCGACTACCGGAAACTCACGTGGGGCCCGATTGAGGGCGCCCTGGACGGCATGGCGCGGCTGAGGGACGGTATAAAAAGCAAGCCCTATGCGGTTCTGGGTAACCACGACAGCGTTCGCATGGTACCGGCATTGGAAGACATGGGTTACCAACTGCTGATGAACGAAATGGCGCCCATTGAACGGGAGGGCCAGACCCTGTACCTCGCGGGTGTGGACGACGCCCACTTCTTCAAGGTCCACAACCTGCATCAGGCGGGGGACAATATCCCTGCGGGAGGCACCAGCATCCTGCTCAGCCATACGCCGGAGATCTGGCGCGAGGCTGCCCACGCCGGCTACGACGTCTTTCTCTGCGGCCACACACACGGCGGCCAGATCTGCCTGCCCGGCGGTATTCCGGTGACTCTCGACTCTGACTGCCCGCGCACACTCGGTCGAGGTTACTGGCGGATGAACGGGATGCAGGGCTACACCTCACCGGGTTCCGGAACGTCCGTGGTAAACGTTCGCCTGAACTGCCCGCCGGAAGTAACCCTTCACACCCTGACTCGCGGCCCGGTTTAGTGGGGCTGCCGGCGTATACCGAGACGGTAGAGCAGCGGTGAGCCATAGATGTTGGACAGGGTAAAAACCACCACGACAACCAACACTACCCACAGGCTCACCGGCAGCCACCACATCGCCAGCAGCATGGGCAGGAGGGCTTCCGGGATCTGATCCAGCCCGACAGCCCGGGCACTCGATTCCAAACCCATTCGGCGCTTGATGAAGCTGCTCAGAAGATCTCCTCCCAGCCCCAGCAGGCCGAACAGAAGCCCGAACACGAATCCCAGCCCGGTAAACTGGGCGAAAAGCCCGCAGGCCAGTGCACCGGATACAACACCCCGCCAGGTTTTGCTTTCACCAAATACGGGGCGGCCATCGGACAGCAGTCGACCGCCGTCCACCGGGGCCGACCAGCGGTTTTTCAGCAGCCCGGCGGCAACCACCGGCGTGCCGTTGGCCAGCACCAGCATCACAAACAGCTCCAGGATGATCAGCAAGCGTTTGCGCCCCTCTGAAACGACCGATCAGGCGATACCGCCCCGAGTCAGCTTGAGCGGATCCATCAACTCCTCAAGCCGCTCCCGGCTCAGGCCGCTGCGTTCCTCCGCTACATCGATGACTGGCCGGCCCGTTTTATACGCTTCCTTGGCGATGTCTGCCGCCAGGCTGTAGCCGATCTCGGGATTAAGCGCTGTCACCAGTACAGGATTCTTGCCCACGCCCGCGTTCAGATTGTCGGCATTGACCGTGAAATCCTTGATCGCCTTGTCCGCCAGCATGATGGCCGCATTGGCGAGCAAATCGGTCATGTCCAGCAGGTTGCCGCCCACCAGCGGGAGCATCACGTTGAGCTGGAAATTACCGGACTGACCGGCAATGGCCACGGCGCTGTCCAGCCCCATCACCTGGGCGCCGACCATGGCCACGGACTCCGGGATGACCGGATTGACCTTGCCCGGCATGATACTGCTGCCCGGTTGCAATGCCGGAAGACTGATTTCAGCCAGGCCGTGAATAGGGCCGCTGTTCATCCAGCGCAGATCGTTGGCGATCTTGGTCAGCACGATGGCTGCTCCGCGCAATTGTGCGGAGAGGGCCACCGGGGCATCCACCGCGCTCTGGCCGGTGAATTTGTGATCGAGCGACGTAAAAGGATAGCCGGTGTTGGCCCGCAGGAACTTGACGAACTGGCCCGGAAATTCCGGTAGCGCATTGATTCCGGTACCCACCGCCGTGCCGCCCTGGGGAACGGCCAACAGCTCATCAGCTGCGGCTTCTACCCGCTTTTCCACGGCCAGAAGCTGTTCGCGCCAGGTTTTCAACTCCTGGCCGAGGGTCACCGGCATGGCATCCATCAGGTGGGTGCGGCCGGTTTTTACCTGGCTGGAAAACGCCGCTTCCTGCTCGTAGATCACACCGCAAAGATGTGACAGCGCCGGCAGCAGCTTCTCCTTGGCTGCAATCACGGCACTCACGTGGATCGCCGTTGGAATCACGTCGTTGGAGCTCTGGCTCATGTTCACGTGATCGTTCGGGTGCACCTCGAAGCCTGCGTTGCGGGCGATACTGGCGATCACCTCGTTGACATTCATATTGGTGCTGGTGCCGGAGCCGGTCTGGTAGCGGTCTACCGGAAACTGATCCGCGTACTCGCCCTTGACCAGATCTTCGCAAGCCTGAGAGATCGCATCCCGCAGATCGTTGTCCAGCAGGCCCAGGCTGGTATTGGCCTCGGCGGCTGCGCGCTTGATCTGGGCAACGGCGGCAATAAACGGCTGAGGCATTGGCTGGCCACTGACCGGGAAGTTTTCCACCGCCCGCTGGGTTTGAGCGCCCCAGAGCGCATCAGCAGGTACCTGGACGTCCCCGAGGCTGTCGGTTTCCGTTCTGAATTCGCTCATATTCCCTCCTGTCCGTGCATTTGCACTGTGGGCTTCTTGGCGTGTACGCCAGGGGCCCGGCCATGGCTCAGCCGCCGCCCTGGGATCTGAG from Marinobacter adhaerens HP15 encodes the following:
- a CDS encoding metallophosphoesterase → MTARARTPENQDELLEYRLSLRLGPVHARQRLGIEREAEAKVFGQDHSSFHLENWATAPGFIRTCLRMVGLWGRGQSNSRRLNTVHNHFQLPGLPEAFEGFRILHLTDLHVDMDEANLQAVLRQIEPLDYDLCVLTGDYRKLTWGPIEGALDGMARLRDGIKSKPYAVLGNHDSVRMVPALEDMGYQLLMNEMAPIEREGQTLYLAGVDDAHFFKVHNLHQAGDNIPAGGTSILLSHTPEIWREAAHAGYDVFLCGHTHGGQICLPGGIPVTLDSDCPRTLGRGYWRMNGMQGYTSPGSGTSVVNVRLNCPPEVTLHTLTRGPV
- a CDS encoding CDP-archaeol synthase, translating into MLIILELFVMLVLANGTPVVAAGLLKNRWSAPVDGGRLLSDGRPVFGESKTWRGVVSGALACGLFAQFTGLGFVFGLLFGLLGLGGDLLSSFIKRRMGLESSARAVGLDQIPEALLPMLLAMWWLPVSLWVVLVVVVVFTLSNIYGSPLLYRLGIRRQPH
- a CDS encoding class II fumarate hydratase — encoded protein: MSEFRTETDSLGDVQVPADALWGAQTQRAVENFPVSGQPMPQPFIAAVAQIKRAAAEANTSLGLLDNDLRDAISQACEDLVKGEYADQFPVDRYQTGSGTSTNMNVNEVIASIARNAGFEVHPNDHVNMSQSSNDVIPTAIHVSAVIAAKEKLLPALSHLCGVIYEQEAAFSSQVKTGRTHLMDAMPVTLGQELKTWREQLLAVEKRVEAAADELLAVPQGGTAVGTGINALPEFPGQFVKFLRANTGYPFTSLDHKFTGQSAVDAPVALSAQLRGAAIVLTKIANDLRWMNSGPIHGLAEISLPALQPGSSIMPGKVNPVIPESVAMVGAQVMGLDSAVAIAGQSGNFQLNVMLPLVGGNLLDMTDLLANAAIMLADKAIKDFTVNADNLNAGVGKNPVLVTALNPEIGYSLAADIAKEAYKTGRPVIDVAEERSGLSRERLEELMDPLKLTRGGIA